From the genome of Glycine soja cultivar W05 chromosome 14, ASM419377v2, whole genome shotgun sequence:
AACACGAAATAtgacactaaaataaaatataatggtTTAAATATGACACTAAAATAGAATATTATTCTTGAAAACGTTTGCTTTGCAGCAAAAGAAACAACATTTAGTATTTACCCGTTTCTCCAGTGAGGGCCATTTCCTCATCACCCAAGAAGCGTGCGTGACCAAAATCAGCAACTCTAACATGCATGGCATCATCTAGAAAAATGTTGCTGGGCTTCAAGTCACGGTGAACAAGTTTGGGCTTTTGCTCGTGCAGATACTGCATGGCTTGGGCTATTTCAAGGGCCCTAATGACTCTGTCTTTGAAAGGTGGAAGTGGCACCATTCGCTCCCTGCGCCTGGTCCCGGGCCCGTGCAGCCACTCCTTCAGTGTGGTGCTGAGATGCTCCGTGACCACCCACGCGCGCCGGGGAGGGTGGATGCACGCGCCCATGAGATGAAGCACAAACCTGTGACGCTAGGAGAAAGATTCGAATTTCTccttctaatatttttaataaaaattaacaaaactaatatttttcatataaaaaaaacctgTGCCGCTGCCGCGATAGGGTTTCGAGCTCCTGGGAAAAGTATGCGACGCCGTTTTGGTTTGTGCGGAAGAAGTCTTCGGATATGCACTTCACTGCTACCTCAAATCCACGCCATGTTCCTCTGTGAATCTCTGCGGTGCTTCCCTGCCCGATTTTCTCTTCCAATTGAATCTGTGCATGCACGGACAAGTTCAGATATAGCAGCTATTTTCTTACTAATTTAACActttaatatgtttttgttcattttatatattgcaaatttttctgccttattatctagttttttaaaagtataatttaattgtaatctatttttaaatttttcatatagtttattacttatttatttgttgaatgtcgttttttttaataataataataaaaaaacatctaaCTATTTTAAGAAGAGTATTGCTAATACAGTTTTGAATACTTTCTTTATAAAGCGCCTTGTTTTATTAGTTAGAAATTGAAATCTATGTAGATTTCACTTGTTTGGGAATGAGATCTACTAAATAAAGAGTGTGTCTCACATATTTTATAAGGACTTGTATAAAATTTcactaaataaaatagaatgtgTTGAAAATAAAGTATTAGAGACAATATTACTAAGATTTGTCTTGTAATAAAGTATTAGAGAAAATATTACTAAGATTTATCTTGTTTTGGGTAATGATGACTAAACAAATTACCGAGTCCGATATGAGATAGTTCAATACTGATTGCAGCCTATAACAAGCTAGacaaaaaataagttttgattCAATTTGAGTTTCTAAAATGGAGTTTAAGTCCGATAAAAGTcaattttttagtcttttttgtACATTAAACTAAATCCTGTTACATGAAATGCCCCAAAATCAAAACAAGCCACTCCtgcaagaaataaataaattccaaaattttggGTAAATGCAAAGAAGGTTTTCCGTAcgttcattacaaaagatttcTAAATTCCAATAAACCCAATGCCAAATAGTCACTAAAAAACATAAGCCCGAAAACACAGTATATACACCGACCATACCTTTGTAATTCCAAATACCTGGATTCGTTATAGTCCCTCTTATGATATTCCAACCACATCACGAATTGGTTATTCCTAAATACTACCTTAATCGAAATGAGTTTAAAAAGCGCACATTTAATTTAAGTTCAAGATTTAAAGCtcgaatatatattttttttagacaaGTTTAAGCTAACTTAGTCGGTCTAACCCATTTTATCAGTACTCACCTTAGAGCTTATATCTAATCCAACACTTAGAcagaaaaaattatgtaaaacagacacttaataaataagtaaataaaattaaaaaaaataaacataatgatTATATGGACAGGAAAAATTACCAGAATCAAATAATgatgttttttaaaatgatgGACTCAATAAAAactggtgatatgcaaggagaTGGGAAACATACTGAATACTTAGTGATTATGTATAATGCATGTATGATTAGTGAGTGGAATTTTACATACTAACCTCATTTGGATCAATATACCATCCATTGATTTTAGCTTGATCAATAATGGCTGCTAGATTGGGGTGGTGGCCATGGTTTGGTGGAGTGGGAATATGAATTTGAGGGCTGGTAATGGAGCTGATGGTGGGGACAGAGACCGGAGATTGTTGAAATTCACCTTTGCAGTTCACAATGAGATCTA
Proteins encoded in this window:
- the LOC114384606 gene encoding serine/threonine-protein kinase STY13-like; its protein translation is MSFKNSPKIQHKGASPCLSRQSSTSSFRAKPQKNVEPPSPLPVGCCRGFSNAKTMGSSASTSHQNMHQLQYQKLELKVADLEKEVQKQTELGVMYRKRMERTQDYLRYCLQIAQANGILDLIVNCKGEFQQSPVSVPTISSITSPQIHIPTPPNHGHHPNLAAIIDQAKINGWYIDPNEIQLEEKIGQGSTAEIHRGTWRGFEVAVKCISEDFFRTNQNGVAYFSQELETLSRQRHRFVLHLMGACIHPPRRAWVVTEHLSTTLKEWLHGPGTRRRERMVPLPPFKDRVIRALEIAQAMQYLHEQKPKLVHRDLKPSNIFLDDAMHVRVADFGHARFLGDEEMALTGETGTYVYMAPEVIRCEPYNEKCDVYSFGIILNELLTGNYPYVETEYGPTKIAMEVVEGKLRPKLPCDDVGQLGELIDLICLCWDKNPSTRPSFATITLCLKSYVKKNLL